The genomic segment ACCTTGGCTTCGACGTAGTGACCGATCCGTGCCTTCGCCATAACCGGAATGCTGACGACCTTCATGACTTCCTCAACGATCGTCGGATCCGCCATACGGGCTACGCCGCCGGCCGCCCGGATATCGGACGGTACGCGCTCGAGCGCCATGACTGCCGTAGCGCCTGCCGCCTCGGCGACCTTCGCTTGCTCGGCGTTCATGACGTCCATGATGACGCCGCCCTTTTGCATCTCTGCCATGCCGCGCTTAACTCTCGATGTGCCTGTCTCCATTTTACCTACGCCTCCAATACATTCTAAGCATTTATTTTACAGGAATGGCCAAGGATAGACAACCCGTGCAGTCGGGATTCAGTCCGATCAGAACAGATTGACGATCCCCTTGAACAGACCGCTGAAGAAGGCGCCGATCGCCCTCAGCATCAGTTTGAACCAGCCCGCCTTATTCACGTCCTCCGTCGCCACCAGATCGACGGTGACCGTCTTGTCCTCCTGCGTGACGGGATCCTTATATGTGTAGGTGGCTTTGCCGACCTTATCCCCTTGCTTCAGCGGCGCGACCAGCGGATCGCTCGTCGGCACGACTTCCTTGAGCTTCGCTTCGACCTTGCTCGTCTTCGGCAGCATGACCGTGATGTCCTGGCCGGTAACCACCTGTACCGATTTCTTGCCGCCCTTCTTGACCTTTAGCGTCTCATGCTCGGCGATTGCGGTCTTGGGCTGTACGAGCGTCTTCTTCTCGAAGCTGCCGAAGCCGTAGTCGAACAGCTTGGCCGTCTCGAGGAACCGTTTGCCGTCGTTCGAATTGCCCGGGACGCCCATGACGACCGCGATGAGCCGCGTGCCGTTCTGAAGCGCCGTGCCGGTGAAGCAGTTGCCCGCATTGGAAGTATGACCCGTTTTCAGGCCGTCAACGCCGGGATAGGCGAATTTCTTAAAATTTTGCACGTTCTTGTTCGACTCGAGCATCCAGTCCCAGTTAATCAGCGGCTGCTTGTCGCGTTCGCGGAACTGGTAGGTCTGCATCTTGGAGTACTCCAGAAACTCCGGGTAGTCCTTCAATATATGGTAAGCCAGCAGCGCCGAGTCGTGAGCCGACATCACCGTCTCGCCTTCGATCGATGTCGGGCGATAAGCTTCCGGCATATCCGCGCGGTCAAGGCCCGTCGAGTTTATGAAATGAGAGTCGTTCATGCCCAGCTGCTTGGCCGTTTCGTTCATGAGCTTGGCAAAAGCCTCTTCGGACCCGCCCACCGTCTCGGCAAGCTGCGTCGTCGCATCATTGGCGGAACCGACCGCCATCGCGATGTACAGCTCTCTGACCGTATGCTTGTCGCCGACCGCAAGGAACACCCGACTGCCGATTTGCTTGGCCGCATTCTCTTGTATGGTAATCTCCTGGTCCCAGCTGATCTTGCCGTCCTGGATGGCCTTGAATACGAGATATTCCGTCATCATCTTGGTCATGCTGGCAGGCGGCAGCGCG from the Cohnella hashimotonis genome contains:
- a CDS encoding D-alanyl-D-alanine carboxypeptidase family protein translates to MLNQAYVRYAKQSRAVMFKLLAILLLAALLQAMLLPRSSAATNDISGLQLNVKSAFLMDADTGQVLYQNNADTALPPASMTKMMTEYLVFKAIQDGKISWDQEITIQENAAKQIGSRVFLAVGDKHTVRELYIAMAVGSANDATTQLAETVGGSEEAFAKLMNETAKQLGMNDSHFINSTGLDRADMPEAYRPTSIEGETVMSAHDSALLAYHILKDYPEFLEYSKMQTYQFRERDKQPLINWDWMLESNKNVQNFKKFAYPGVDGLKTGHTSNAGNCFTGTALQNGTRLIAVVMGVPGNSNDGKRFLETAKLFDYGFGSFEKKTLVQPKTAIAEHETLKVKKGGKKSVQVVTGQDITVMLPKTSKVEAKLKEVVPTSDPLVAPLKQGDKVGKATYTYKDPVTQEDKTVTVDLVATEDVNKAGWFKLMLRAIGAFFSGLFKGIVNLF